The following are encoded together in the Erpetoichthys calabaricus chromosome 16, fErpCal1.3, whole genome shotgun sequence genome:
- the sstr1a gene encoding somatostatin receptor type 1, translating into MLPNNSSRHLNIDDGFYSLNSSGNETQSGDSHGSAILISFIYSVVCLVGLCGNSMVIYVILRYAKMKTATNIYILNLAVADELLMLSVPFLVTSSLLHHWPFGSLLCRLVLSVDAINMFTSIYCLTVLSIDRYIAVVHPIKAARYRRPTIAKMVNLGVWIFSIMVILPIIIFSTTTPNSDGSVACNMQMPKPERQWMAVFVIYTFLMGFLFPVVAICMCYVLIIVKMRVVALKAGWQQRKKSERKITLMVMMVVTVFVICWMPFYIVQLLNVFVGQHNATVSQLSVILGYANSCANPILYGFLSDNFKRSFQRILCLSWMDNATEEPIDYYATALKSRAYSVDDFQPDNLESDSMYRNGTCTSRTTTL; encoded by the coding sequence ATGCTGCCCAACAACTCGTCCAGACATCTGAACATAGACGACGGGTTTTATTCGCTAAACAGCTCGGGGAACGAGACGCAGAGCGGCGACTCTCACGGCAGTGCCATCCTCATCTCCTTCATCTATTCGGTGGTTTGTCTGGTCGGGCTATGCGGGAATTCCATGGTAATTTATGTCATCTTGCGCTACGCTAAAATGAAGACAGCCACGAACATTTACATCCTCAATCTGGCAGTCGCCGACGAGCTGCTGATGCTCAGCGTGCCGTTTCTGGTGACCTCGTCGCTGCTGCACCACTGGCCCTTTGGATCACTGCTGTGCCGCCTTGTCCTCAGCGTAGATGCCATCAACATGTTTACGAGTATTTACTGCCTTACGGTTCTCAGTATAGATCGCTATATTGCCGTGGTGCACCCGATCAAAGCCGCCCGATACAGGCGACCCACTATAGCAAAGATGGTCAACTTGGGGGTATGGATATTCTCTATCATGGTCATTTTGCCAATTATCATTTTTTCCACAACTACACCGAACTCGGATGGCTCAGTCGCGTGCAACATGCAGATGCCTAAACCCGAGCGCCAGTGGATGGCCGTGTTTGTGATTTACACTTTTCTAATGGGCTTTCTGTTTCCCGTCGTTGCCATCTGTATGTGCTACGTCCTCATCATAGTTAAAATGAGAGTGGTGGCACTCAAGGCAGGCTGGCAGCAGCGCAAGAAGTCGGAAAGAAAGATCACCCTGATGGTCATGATGGTGGTGACCGTGTTTGTCATCTGCTGGATGCCTTTCTACATCGTTCAGCTGCTGAACGTCTTCGTGGGGCAGCACAATGCCACCGTCAGCCAACTTTCTGTCATACTGGGCTATGCCAACAGCTGTGCCAATCCAATCCTCTACGGATTTCTCTCGGACAATTTCAAGAGGTCGTTCCAAAGGATATTGTGTTTGAGTTGGATGGACAATGCGACCGAGGAGCCCATCGATTACTACGCGACCGCCCTGAAAAGCCGAGCCTACAGTGTGGACGACTTTCAGCCGGACAATCTGGAGTCGGATAGCATGTACAGGAACGGCACGTGCACCTCAAGGACTACCACTCTGTGA